The segment GTCCCAGCTCGCCCGCGTCCTGGCCACCGCGCTCGAACAGCGCCGACTGCGCGAGGAGAACGCGGATCTGCGCGCCCAGTTGCGCGATCGCTACAGGTTCGACAGTGTCATCGGCCACAGCTCGGCGATGCGGCAGGTCTTCTCCACGCTCGAGCTCGTGGCACCCATGAACAGCACGGTCCTCATCCAGGGTGAGACGGGGACCGGCAAGGAACTCATCGCGCGGACGATCCACCACAACAGTCCGCGGGCGGACCAGCGCTTCGTTGCGTTCAACGCGGCAGCGATTCCCGAGCCGCTGGCCGAGGCCGAGCTCTTCGGTCACGCCAAAGGTGCGTTCACGGGAGCGGTGCAGGCCCGGATTGGCCGTTTCGAGCTCGCGCATCGCGGCACGCTGTTCATCGACGAAGTCGCGCTGATGACGCTACCGATGCAGGCCAAGCTGCTGCGTGCGCTGCAGGAGAAGGAAATCGAGCGCGTCGGCGAGAGCCGGTCGATCAAGTTCGACGCCCGGATCGTCGCGGCGAGCAATCTCGACCTCAAGAAGATGGTGAAGGACGGGACGTTCCGCGAGGACCTGTACTACCGGCTGCACGTCATCCCCATCACCCTGCCGCCCCTGCGCGACAGGAAGGAAGACATTCCGCTGCTGGCTCGCCACTTCGTGCAGAAGTCCTGCCGCAACAACAACCTGCCGCCGCGCACCCTCACGCAGGACGCGATGCGGGCGCTCATGAACTACAGCTGGCCGGGCAACATCCGCCAACTGGAGAACGCCGTCGAGCACGCGGTGGCGATGACCGGGCAGGATTCGGAGGTTCAGGCGCGCGCGCTGCCCGAGGATGTCTCCGCCCCGGCCGCGTCCCTGATGATGCCGAGCGTGGCGATTCCCGATGAGGGCATCAACTTCACGCAGGTCGTGTCGCAGCTCGAACGCGAACTCATCGTGCGCTGCCTCGAGAAGACCGGTGGCAACAAGCGCCAGGCCGCTCGCCTGCTTCAGCTCAGTCGCACCACGCTCATCGACAAGCTGAATCGTCTGAACGTCGCCACGCCGGCCGAAGACGTCTCTGCCACGGCGTAGCCGTCAGCGGGCGGGAACGCGAAGTTCGGCGACGTTCGGGCTCACGAATCGCAGACTGCCGCCATTGACGTGCGCGAGTGCGCGCGCGGCCGTCAATCCGAGGCCGACCGCGCCGTCCCGCGTGGTCATGAACGGGCGGAAATACTCCTCATGACGTGACAGGTCGATCCCTGCCCCCGTGTCGGCGACGGTGAGCACCAGCAGGTCGCCGTGACGTCCGTAGGCAATGCGGACAGTGGGTTCGGGCCGTCCGCTCACCGCCTGCTCGGCGTTCAACACCAGATTGACCAGCACCTGCTCGAAATGCTGCGAGTCCATGCGCGCCGTGGCCGCATCCTCGGTGGTCGGCTCGACGTGGACCGCCACACGAGCCCGGGCCAGGTGATACCGCCGGAGATTCAGCGCGCGCTCGATGCTCTTGGGCACGTCGGTTGCCGGTGAGGCCTCATCGCGCCGCGCGTAGTTCATCAGCTCCCGCAACAGGCCGGAACACCGCACGGCCTGCCCGTGAATCCGCTGCAGCTTGTGGGCCACATCGTCCGAGATGCCCGGTCGCGACGCGATGATCTCGCCGAGACCGCCGATCACCTGAAGCGCGTTGTTGATCTCGTGCGTCACATTGGGCAGCACGACTTCCAACGTGATCAGCCGGTTGGCAAGGACGATGTCTGCGGGGCTCAGGTCGCGAGCGGGAGAACCCGGCCCTTCGCGGGCCAGGGACGGCGGATCGGAAGTGGACACAACGCTCCTTGTCGGCCGCCCATACTACCTCAAGCCGCAGCCCGGCGAGCCGATTGGATGTGGTCAGCACCGAACCCGTGCTCGCCACGCGCGTGCCGGGCATGGCGAATTCCGCGCTGTACGCGCGATGGTGCCGACGATGCGCCAGACCTGCATGCCGCAGCCGTCTGCGACGCCACCAGTCTCCCGAGTCACAGGTACGGATTCGGCTGCACGGCGGCTGGCGACCGCGTGCTTGACGACGGTGTCTGCCCCTATCTGGACCTTGATGACGCCTGGTTCGAGACGACGGACGTGATGGCGCCTGCCGTGTTCAGCGCGGCACGTCAGAGCCTCGGCCAGACGGGCGATCCCCGAGAACCTGTCTGACCTTCGCGAGCAGACCTTCGAGCGTGAAGGGCTTCTGCAGGAAGCTCGCGCCGTTGTCGAGCATGCGACGATCGCCGATGGCCTCGTCGGCGTATCCCGATACGAAGATCACCTTCAGGTCGGGCCGCTGCTGCAGGAGGCGCTTGGCCAGCGCCGGTCCGCCCATGGTCGGCATCACGACATCGGCGATCAGCAGGTCGATTGTCGGCAACGTCTCGGCCACCGCCAGCGCCTGCTGCCCATCGTCGGCCGAATGCACGATGTAGTCGTGGCCGGCGAGCCATTCGTGAATCAACTCACGCACGCCGACCTCGTCCTCGACGAGCAGCAGCGTCGTCTGCGACGGTGGCAGAACGGGTGGATCGGCAGGGGCCGCGGCAATGACGCCAGCCTCTGCCTGAGTCACGGGCTCTGCGTCGAACAAGGGCAGCAACTGCTCGTCGGCGCGCGGCAGGTAGATCCTGATGCGCGTACCGGCGCCGAGCTCACTGTCCACCCAGATGTAGCCGCCGCTCTGCTTGACGATGCCGTACACCATCGACAGCCCGAGCCCGGTGCCCTGACCGGGTGGCTTGGTGGTGAAGAACGGCTCGAACGCGCGGGCCTTGGTCTCGGCGTTCATGCCGGTGCCCGTATCGGTCACGGCCACCAGCACGTAGGGGCCCGCAACCACGAAGAACGGCTCGCCGTCCACCGAGCGGGTCAACTCGACGTTGGCCGTCTCGATGGTGAGCAGGCCGCCATCACGCATGGCATCACGCGCGTTGACGGCCAGGTTCATGAGCACCTGCTCGAGCTGGACCGGATCGGCCTTGACGGGCCAGAGATCATCGGCCAGATACGTCCGCAACTCGACGTCCTCGCCGATCAGGCGTCCGAGCAACTGCTCCACGTGGAGCACCACGTGGTTGACGTCCAGCAGTGACGGCTGCAACACCTGCTGGCGGCTGAACGCGAGCAGTTGTCGCGTGAGAGCCGCCGCCCGATCGCCGGCCTTGTGGATCTCCTCCGCGTTGCGGCGCAGCGGATCGTCCTTGGGAATCTCTCGCAGCAGGATTTCCGTGTACCCGCCGATCGCCTGCACGAGGTTGTTGAAGTCGTGCGCGATGCCGCCGGCCAGCCGGCCGATGGCCTCCATCTTCTGCACGCTCTGGAGGCGGATCTGGCTCTGGAGGAGCCCCTCTTCGGTGACCTGCCTGAGGATCGCCGTGGCCAGGATGTTGCCGAGCGCCTGGAGGAACGTCAGGTGTTCAGTGCTGGGGAGCCCGTCAGTGAGGTTCAGGACGGCGATCACTCCGAGGGGGTGGCCGATGCCGTCGAGGCGCACGCACGCCATCGACTCGACGCCGTGATCGCGCAGCACGGCCGGCAGGCCGAACTCCGGGTGCGAGGGCAACGCGTCGACCAGCCGCGTGGGTTGCTGAAGGATGTACCTGCCGAACGAACCAGGCCCCGTGCTGAGCGACATCCTGTTGATGACGCCAGCCCGCCAGCCGACGCCGGCGCGCATCAGCAGCGCATCGCCACCCGGAGAACGTTCGAAGAAGACCGCGTGCTCGGCCTGCGTGACCTCGCGCGCCGCGCGCATGCCCGCCTCGAGCAGGTCGCTCAGGGGCGCGGACGACAACGCGCGTGCCCCGAGATCGGCAACCGTCTGGAGCGCACGCGCGGGATTCACGGGATCAGGAGGCCTTTGACGTCGTGGCCTGCAGCGCCTCGACGCGCTGGCGCGCGTCGGCGGCGTAGGGACTCTGTGGGAACTCGTCGACCACGCGCTGGAGCGTCTGAGCGGCCTCCGCCGCACGACCAGCGGCCTGATAGGCATCGGCGAGCTGGACCAGTACGGCGTCTGTCGGCAGCGGGCCGTCGCGGCGCTGCGAGAGTTCCTGCAGCAGGGCGATCGCAGGATCGAACTGCTGCTGGCGCACCTGCATGCTGGCGAGTCCGAGGGCGGCCATCCGTCCGAGCAACGTCGGGGCCCCTGCCTGATCACGCACCTGCGTGAAGGCCGTGGCCGCCTCCTGCGGACGGTCGGTCTCCGCGTAGAGCGACGCCGCGTAGTAGCGGGCCCGCAGCCCGGCGTCGGTGCGCGCGTACGCGTCGGCGGTGGCAAGCAGTTGCTTCAGGGCAGCGTCGGCACGCGCGAGGGCTGTCGGATACGTCTCGGTCGACGGCGGCGCCGCGGCCGTCAGGTCGATCGCGCTGCCGAGCGGGGCACTCATGACCTCGAGCGCGGCGGCCAGCTGCGTCTGCGCCCGCTCTTCGGTCCTGGCCGTGAAGGCCCGATACCCGAAGAATCCCCCTACGAGCAGCAGGACGGCGACCGTCCCCAGCGCGATGGTGCGCCCGTGCTCGGCCAGGAGCACACCCAGCGTCCCCAGGGCGTCTGCCGCTTCGTTGTGCTTCAAGAACTCACGTTCAGCTTTGTCCATGGCATTGTCCGGCCCCGGGGCTCCCCCGCTGGGACCGATGGTGAGCGTGCCCGGAGTCGAACCGGGGACCTGCCGCTTAGGAGGCGGCCGCTCTATCCATCTGAGCTACACGCTCACGCGCCGCAACCAGGGTGCCCATCCCTCTGATGGACCTCCGTGCTGCAGGAGCATCCGCCATGATGCACCGTGGCACCACGCCGGAGCAAGGCATCACTGACCAGACGGTCGGTTACGCGTCGTACTGCATCACGGCGTGGACGGGCACGGTCCCGAGTCGCGCGCGGCCATCGAGGAAGGTGAGTTCCACGAGGAAGGCGCAGCCCACGATGTCTCCGCCGAGCCCCGACACGAGTTGGATCGTCGCCGCCGCCGTCCCCCCCGTCGCGAGCAGGTCGTCGACGATGAGGACGCGCTGCCCGGGCGTGATGGCGTCGGCGTGGACCTCCAGCGTGTCGGTACCGTACTCGAGCGCATACGACACGCCTACCGACTTGGCGGGCAACTTCCCCGGCTTTCGCACCGGCACGAACCCGGCCTGCAGACGGTCTGCCAGCGCCGCGCCGAAGATGAAGCCGCGGCTCTCCATCCCGACCACCAGATCGACACCGGCGTCGTGATACGGCTGCCCCATCGCATCGAGCGAGAGGCGCAGCCCCTCGGCATCGCGCAGCAACGTGGTGATGTCGTAGAAGAGAATTCCCGGTTTCGGAAAGTCAGGGACGTGACGAATCTTGCTCTGGAGCAGCTGTGTGGTCATCTGAATCGGTCCTTCCGTGGGGCCGTCGCGTGTGACCAACTCGGCGGCAAAGACGTGATCGTAGCAATTCCTGCGCTGTCGGAGAACACCGGGTTTGCAGTTTCTGCAACGTGCCGCTCGTGCGCGCGTGACTGCGCTGAATGAGTGCGGCGGTGGCGTCATGGCGCGGCAATTGCGTAAGGGCATGACGGACGTCGGGAGGTTGGCCCGCTCCATCTCCCGAGTGGCGAGCGCCCTCGGGGAAGGAGGCGTCCAATGTGTCGGATGTCGAAGGCGGCCGCGGCCGCCGTACTCGCACTGCTGCCCGGCGTGGCTGCCGCGCAGAGCGTCAACATGGGTCACACGTTCCACGCGCTCGAAGCGCGTGCCACGCGGGTCACCACCACGTTCCCCGACGTCATCGTCGACGTCAGGCGTGGGGGCGACC is part of the Acidobacteriota bacterium genome and harbors:
- a CDS encoding sigma-54-dependent Fis family transcriptional regulator, which gives rise to MSTRPQPSVLVVEDEAELRQTIAESLTEQGFIVAQSPDGADALERLKGFAYDAIVIDLRLPDADGLDVLDAAVSRYPDILPVMVTGFGGVTEAVSAMRRGAIDFLIKPFQLSQLARVLATALEQRRLREENADLRAQLRDRYRFDSVIGHSSAMRQVFSTLELVAPMNSTVLIQGETGTGKELIARTIHHNSPRADQRFVAFNAAAIPEPLAEAELFGHAKGAFTGAVQARIGRFELAHRGTLFIDEVALMTLPMQAKLLRALQEKEIERVGESRSIKFDARIVAASNLDLKKMVKDGTFREDLYYRLHVIPITLPPLRDRKEDIPLLARHFVQKSCRNNNLPPRTLTQDAMRALMNYSWPGNIRQLENAVEHAVAMTGQDSEVQARALPEDVSAPAASLMMPSVAIPDEGINFTQVVSQLERELIVRCLEKTGGNKRQAARLLQLSRTTLIDKLNRLNVATPAEDVSATA
- a CDS encoding adenine phosphoribosyltransferase, whose product is MTTQLLQSKIRHVPDFPKPGILFYDITTLLRDAEGLRLSLDAMGQPYHDAGVDLVVGMESRGFIFGAALADRLQAGFVPVRKPGKLPAKSVGVSYALEYGTDTLEVHADAITPGQRVLIVDDLLATGGTAAATIQLVSGLGGDIVGCAFLVELTFLDGRARLGTVPVHAVMQYDA
- a CDS encoding response regulator, which codes for MNPARALQTVADLGARALSSAPLSDLLEAGMRAAREVTQAEHAVFFERSPGGDALLMRAGVGWRAGVINRMSLSTGPGSFGRYILQQPTRLVDALPSHPEFGLPAVLRDHGVESMACVRLDGIGHPLGVIAVLNLTDGLPSTEHLTFLQALGNILATAILRQVTEEGLLQSQIRLQSVQKMEAIGRLAGGIAHDFNNLVQAIGGYTEILLREIPKDDPLRRNAEEIHKAGDRAAALTRQLLAFSRQQVLQPSLLDVNHVVLHVEQLLGRLIGEDVELRTYLADDLWPVKADPVQLEQVLMNLAVNARDAMRDGGLLTIETANVELTRSVDGEPFFVVAGPYVLVAVTDTGTGMNAETKARAFEPFFTTKPPGQGTGLGLSMVYGIVKQSGGYIWVDSELGAGTRIRIYLPRADEQLLPLFDAEPVTQAEAGVIAAAPADPPVLPPSQTTLLLVEDEVGVRELIHEWLAGHDYIVHSADDGQQALAVAETLPTIDLLIADVVMPTMGGPALAKRLLQQRPDLKVIFVSGYADEAIGDRRMLDNGASFLQKPFTLEGLLAKVRQVLGDRPSGRGSDVPR
- a CDS encoding tetratricopeptide repeat protein — protein: MDKAEREFLKHNEAADALGTLGVLLAEHGRTIALGTVAVLLLVGGFFGYRAFTARTEERAQTQLAAALEVMSAPLGSAIDLTAAAPPSTETYPTALARADAALKQLLATADAYARTDAGLRARYYAASLYAETDRPQEAATAFTQVRDQAGAPTLLGRMAALGLASMQVRQQQFDPAIALLQELSQRRDGPLPTDAVLVQLADAYQAAGRAAEAAQTLQRVVDEFPQSPYAADARQRVEALQATTSKAS